ATTATAGCTTTTGGAAGGAAGTAAGCGGCTGTCCAGCGGGTTTAGTGTTGTTGAGCGACTATTGGGTAAGCTTTATGGAGTTACGAGATGAATTTTGGATTAGTAGTCTTTTGGTAAAGACTAGTATTAAATTGTGTTATGCTTAGGTTGGATCTTGATTAATTGcttggattaaaatttgtgaTCAAATTTGAGGTAAGTAATTCTATTACTGGAACCGCTTTGAGCTAAGCAACATAGACCGTATGAATAGTGTTTAATATTGTTTGGGTGTTACTGAGAAGCACGATATGTTAGTACATAGAGAAGTATGTTATCTTCTGATATGTTTTTGTAAATTGAGAGGCCcgatatattatgatttaatgTTTGTGGCACTAAAAATACATATGTGTGAGCAACTAAGAAATCCTAATCTAGACAACATAAAATTGCAATGAAGAACGACtataaacaataatagtaTAATATTATAACAGAAAACTCCACAATCTTTGATTTTGCAGATAAAGGAAGAATGAGAATTGTAGGTCTGACAGGTGGGATTTCATCGGGGAAGAGCACTGTGTCCAACCTCTTCAAGGCCCATGACATTCCTATAGTTGATGCTGACCTCATAGCTCGTGTATGTTCGTCTCCTTCTTTCATGTGTAATATACAACAAAATGGAAAGGATTTCTGGATTTCACCATTCTTTATACCCTCATTGCTAATGTAAGTCAGCAATATAATAGATattgaatgaatttgaaattaatgatgCCAGGGGTAGTGGAACTAATTAGAATGTTACTAATGTATTGTGCCTTCACAATTTTTTGATAGTTACTATAGCCtgctttttactatttgaacGTTTGCAGGATGTGGTTGAGAAAGGAACTGGTGGCTGGAAAAAGGTTGTTTCAGCTTTCGGGGAGGACATTTTACTATCTAATGGTGAAATTGATAGGCGAAAACTGGGCCAAATTGTTTTTGCTGATCCTGCAAAGCGGAAACTTTTAAATCAGTAAGAAAAGCTAGCTTTAGATTTCTAGGCCTTAAGCTGTATATGGCTGTgccattattatttttttgtttgtttctctACTTCTTCTTAGAGACGTGTTGAACTTTACGGTTTTGTTATTCTTTCCCTTCCTGTCTTGTTATCCTTTCCTTTTATGTCTTACTTGCATTATCCTTGTGGTGTTGATTTCCATTCAATACATTATAGCTCAGTGCTGTCTCTGTTTCTCTATTATTGTTAGGATGTGCTGATTTTCAGGAGAAGAATCCTAACAGTATACTCATAGTTTGATGCAAACATAAAAAAGTCTTGGACATTGGTGCAGAGGACTGATCACTCCATGCATTTCTTTTTGGATTAAGATTACTTgtatttctctttaattttgattgacAAGACACACGCACACACTTATGTGTGCACACCTAGAAATGACCTAGAAGCCATGAGACAGTGAATCTAAATTGATGAGAAACATAGGAATATgccaaattttttttgaagatcAGCACTTAAATTCATGTATGCATTTGTCTCCTTGGTACATTATGTGCAGTTCAAATACTATATACCTGATCATCTTTTTATGCATTGTCCTTTTGCATCTCAATTCTGGTTCActtttttggatgtttttggTTGGTTTGTGTTATTTCGTACTTCTACTATGACCTCCTTCCTTCTGTTTTGGTGGGACACCCCTTCCAGTTTGAAGAAGTCTCTTTTGTGGGCTCCTGTTGGTGCCTTCTTCTGGCATCTTTTGGAAGAATGAAACAACAGCATTTACAGGGATgcattctcttcttttgagTGTTATATGGATCGGGTTCTTTAATATTTCTACTATTTCTTTCGGTGTAAAAGATGAACACCCTTTTGCACTTCATATcctatcttttaaattttcagttaaccttttctttcttgtaacTCATCGATTAGGTAATCGGAGTTTTTTTTGTCCTTTCTTCATTGATCAATGCAATTGTTTCTTCTATAGAAAAAACGATCAATATATACGTTTGGTATATGGATATATTATGCTCATGACCTTAACTGTTTAATTTGAAGAACACTGAATAATGATTGATTATTGGCATACTAATTTGAATCAATTGTCTTATAGATTATTAGCTCCATACATATCCTCTGGAATCTTATGGAAGATAGTGAAGTTATGGATGAAAGGTTACAAGGTTATAGTGCTTGATATCCCTTTACTATTTGAAGCCAAGATGGACAGATGGACAAAACCAACAATTGTTGTATGGGTGGATTCTGAAACACAGCTTCAACGACTTGTTGCTAGAGATGGACAAAGTGAAGACGATGCTCGGAACAGAATAAATGCTCAAATGGCATTGGATCTTAAAAGGGATAAAGCAGACATTGTAATCGACAACACTGGATCTCTCGATGACTTGAACCAACGGTTTCGGGAAGTGTTATCCGAGGTGACAAAACCCTTGTCCTGGACCGAGTTTATGCTTTCCAGACAAGGAGCATTGACAACTCTGGTGGTTGTCATCATCAGTGCTATCACTTGcagaaaattttacaaaagtgGAGTTTAGGCGTTTTCATAGCCATCTCTACCTGCCCTTATCTTCGAAAAAAGTTTGTCTTCCATTACAATATGATATTATTGCATGATCTGTGTTATTGATATGATCTCCATCATAGAATAAAGTACTGCAAAATGATAACATTTCAACTGCTTGGTGCTCATGACAATTCATGGAAATTGCTCGTTTTAATCTAAACAGTTTTTCGCTTTACAGAAGTAATATTTTCTACAAACTGCCTTTTCCAACCCATTTCTTactctttcaatttcaaattgaattgattttcGAGTTGACTGAGGTTGAAAAATAATGGTATAGCTACTCAACTCTAAA
This is a stretch of genomic DNA from Cucumis sativus cultivar 9930 chromosome 4, Cucumber_9930_V3, whole genome shotgun sequence. It encodes these proteins:
- the LOC101209408 gene encoding dephospho-CoA kinase, with the protein product MRIVGLTGGISSGKSTVSNLFKAHDIPIVDADLIARDVVEKGTGGWKKVVSAFGEDILLSNGEIDRRKLGQIVFADPAKRKLLNQLLAPYISSGILWKIVKLWMKGYKVIVLDIPLLFEAKMDRWTKPTIVVWVDSETQLQRLVARDGQSEDDARNRINAQMALDLKRDKADIVIDNTGSLDDLNQRFREVLSEVTKPLSWTEFMLSRQGALTTLVVVIISAITCRKFYKSGV